ATCGGGGTTTTTTGGTTCCACTAGGGGCCTCCGGCAGGGCGATCCATTGTCCCCCCTTCTCTTCATTTTGGGGGCGGAGTATCTTTCTCGTGGCCTAGACCGCCTCTACCTGCAGCATCCTGCGCTCATGTACCGGTCTGACTGTGATATTTTGATCTCCCACCTGGCTTATGCTGATGATGTCATTATTTTTGCCAGTGGTGGGTCTCGTGGTATGCAGCGCCTTGTAGACTTTCTGCATCACTACGAGAACTGTTCTGGGCAGCGTGTGAATGCTGCCAAGAGTTCTGTGATTTTGCCTCCGAGGTGCTCTGGGCATCTCCGCTCTCAGCTTTTGCGCATCACCGGGTTCGCCGAGGGTCATCTGCCCCTCAAGTACCTCGGAGTTCCCCTTTATCGGGGTAATCGTACTTGCTCCCTTTTTGAGCCCCTCCTACAGTCTGTTCGTAGGAAGTTAGAGGGTTGGGAGATTCGGACCCTCTCTCCGGGTAGCCGGATGACCCTGATACGCAGCGTGCTCCTCTCCATGCCGATTTATCTGTTTCAGGTGGTTCAGCCACCTCTGGCTGTCATGGAGAAGCTTGAGCGGGCCTTCAATGCCTTCCTCTGGGGGTCGAGGCCCTTGGAAAGAAAGTGGCACTGGGCCCGATGGTCCCGGGCTTGCCTCCCCGTGCTTGAGGGGGGCCTTGGATTCCGCAGATGGAAAGATCTCGTGGAATGTTTCTCTATAAAATTATGGTTCAGATTTCGGCAGGGCTCCTCTCTTTGGGCGAGATTCCTTTTACGGAAGTATTGCCGGCTGGATGCTCCTGCCTGTGTCCCCGCCCGTGCTTCTATTTCCCCCATTTGGCGTCGTCTCCTCAGGATCCGCCCTCGCGCGGAGCCTGGCATTCGCTGGCGTGTTGGTCTCGGAgatgtttctttttgggatgaCACTTGGTTTGGGGACGTACGGTGTGTGGTCCGCGGGGGCCGTGATGTTCGGGTCTCTCATTTTCTGTCTGAGGGGTCCTGGGATTTTGATCGCCTTTGTGCGGTTGTTGCTCCTTCGGTTGCCGAGGAGATTGTTTTGATTCCTGTCCTTTCTGGAGACCCTGATCTGGCTCGATGGATCCATAGCTCCGATGGTGCTTTCTCTGTGAGATCTGCTTGGGAGCTGATCCGTCAGCGTGCTCCGTCTTCAGATATTTTCCTCCCGTGATGGGGGAGTTGGTTGAGGCCTACCATGTCGTTCTTACTTTGGAGGTTCTGTTATCAGTGGCTCCCAGTTGATGAGGTGCTCCAGCGCCGGGGTTTTGCGTTAGCCTCGAGATGTCAGTGTTGTGATATGGCTGAGACATTTACACACATATTCATTCGCAGCCCGGTTGCTCGGTCTGTCTGGCATTTCTTTGGCGCAGTGTTCCGTGTTCGTATTCCCGACACTGAGGATTTCAGTTTGTTCCTCAGTGCGTGGAAGAGAGATTTGGTCTGGTCCCGGGGGGGCCATGTCCGGGAGTTTCTCCCCTGCATCATCCTGTGGTTCCTCTGGACTGCACGGAACGATGCTAAGCACCGTCATCTCCCTGTTTCCGGGGAGACGGTGAAGTATCATATTTTGTATTACCTGCGTCTCGCCCACTCTGCGCGTACTGTCAAGCCCAGACATTGGCTGGGTGTGTTTCATGTGGCCAGATTGCTGGGTATTTCGGTTGCTCTCCACAGATTCCATAGGACGGCGATTGTTCGCTGGCTGCGACCGCCTTCCGGGTGCTTCAAGCTTAATGTGGATGGGAGCTCGCGTGGTATATCTGAGGACTCCTCTGCTGGTGGTGTTGTTCGGGATGACTTTGGGAGGGTGGTGCTCTCTTTCAGCGAGTTCATCGGAGCTGGGTCTTCTCTTCGGGCTGAGCTTTGGGCGGTTTGGAGAGGTCTTCTCCTTTGTTCTGATCATTCTTTTTTCCCTCTTTGGATCGAGCTTGATTCTCTGACTTCTATTCAGCTCATTCGTTCCCATCGATGTTGCTGGGGTCTTGATCTCATTGTATCCAGGATTCTGGTCCTTTTGAGGGGGCGGTCTGTTCATATTTCGCATATATTCCAGGAGGGTAATTCGGTGGCGGATGCGTTGGCGGCGACGGCCCATACCCTTAGGCACTTTACTTTAGAGTTAGGTCCCTCCCTCCCTAGGCACATTTCCATACTTGCACGTTCGGATACCTCCGGACTTCCCTACCTGAGATATAGATGTTCTTAGCTGTTTGCAGCCCTTTCTTTCACTTGGATCCATTTCTTCTGACTttctatttatatatatatatatatatatatatatgtgtgtatctTTTTCTTTGCAGGTACTGTTCTTTTGGGGGTTTCTCTTTTCCCCCGTCTTGCCAGTCTGGTGTGAGTGGGTCCAGACACTCACACACTACATGTTTGGTCTCCTCGGGATTGGGTGGGCTCTTGCACTTACCCTATTGGTGCTTTTCTTTGGCCCTCTCATATTCCCTGGAGCGATATTTCCGTTTGTGGCTCTCTTTGGTCCATTTCTGGTTCCTGGCGGGCGCTTACTGCAGGCTTCTCCTTGCCCGCCGTATCAGTTCTTTTACAGGAGTTTACTGGATGTCGTGGTGGTTCCAGGGATTATTTCCGGACGATCCTCTTCATTGTTATGATACCTTCGTCAGATTTATACTTCAGATGCTGGATCCTTTTTGTCCTGGATGGTTTGCGATCTTCATTTTGCCCTTTTATCGTCATTGTACAGTGATTTCCTGGCCAGATCTTATGTTCACTGCTGGGATTCATACAGTTACCTGGTATCAGATTAGCGTCGTTTTGACAGACTGGCTTCTTCAGGGTGATGGCTCAGAGATGAGAGCTTCTTCATGGATTCCGCACTCATCTCCCAGTTATCATTTGATCTTCTTCGGCGTGTTGAATTTTAGCGCTGCTCGTATTTGATTAGTTTCTGCCGCACTTTTTGTCGTAGTCTAGGGTTATTTTCGTTTACGTTTTTATGTCCCTAGGCTACTTTGTCTTTATGTTTCCACTGCTTTAGCCTTTTCGAGGAGGTCTTGGTATAGTACCCCTCCTCTTTTAGGTTTTCTTTCTGTTGTTACTTTTTCTTTTGTggatatatacaggtaggggtctgcctaaccccccgcatccggcggtgttttccggtaaaaaaaaaaaaaaaaaaaccctaaaccctaaaccctaacccctaaacccctaaaccctaaaccctaacccctaacccctaaacccgaaaccctaaaccccaaaccccaaaccccaaaccctaaaccctaaaccccaaaccctaaacccgaaaccctaaactcgaaaccccaaaccccaaaccccaaaccctaaacccttaACCCTTACCCTAAACCCCTAACCCCtaacccctaaaccctaaaccctagaCCCTAAACAATGGATGATCATACTGCAGATTCTACTCGAGGTGCTTTTGCTCGAGTATGTGTTGAAATTAATGTGCTGGAACCGCTAGTCAAAGAAGTTTGGGTGGGTTGGGGTGATCATGCTCAAGAAATTGAAGTCATTTATGAGCGCATCCCCGGATACTGCACGAATTGCAAAATGCTGGGTCATTCGACCAGTGTTTGTTATTCCCATGGCAAAAACCCAAAACCCGTTCGTCCTAAGCCTTCTGACCGTGCTCATGGTCAGTCTCCCACTTCTACAGAGCCTGCCCCACCAAGGGGTGTTGCCCCTGGTTTTAATTTGGGGATCCAGCCTCAGCTTCAGAAAAATGGCACGGGTCCCAGGCGTAGATGGAGAAAGAGGCCAGTTCGGCAGGTTCTTCcaaagaaaaatcctcttgaGTTAAATCCTTTTGAGGTGCTCTCGCATGGGCAGGATGCGGAGCCTGATCCTGTTGGACTTGATTGTGTTGATACGGATCCTCCATGTTGTAATCTGGAGGATGCCGGTGTTGGGACTTCTGGCAAGGATCAATTGGAGACTGTTCTTGTTGAGGAAATGATCCTCAGTGATGAGGTTATTGATGGAGGGTTACAGTTGGATGATTGTGTGGATGGTACTGGGCTATCGTCTACTTCTGAGTTGCTTGTGTTTGGTTCTCTGGGGCCTTGCACTTTGAATCACAGTAGTCATTCCATCCCCTCTGTTCCTTTGTCTCCTGATGATGCCTCCTCTACGGTAGAGGAATTGGTTGCTAGGCAGGGCCCCTCTGTCAGTGAGTTGGTCTTCAGGCTAGAATCTGCTGGTGACTCTGATCATGAATTTGATCGGCATTCTGAGTCGGGCGATGGCTGTAGACCGGAGAGTCGTATTCTGGATGCTGATATGGGGGATATTAAGAAAAGGAAGGAGAATGCTTTTCATAGGTCGCGTAAAAAGCGACAGGGCGGTTCTGGTGCCCATTctccatgaattttctcatatggaATGTGAGGGGGCTCCGGAACTCGGAGTCTCAACAGAGGCTACATGCCCATGTTAAAGAAAAGAGAGTCAAGATCTTGGCTATTTTGGAACCCATGATTGATCTCGATGTTTGTTTTATGACTCGTCGTTTTGGTTTTTCTCGAGTTATATCGAACTCCTCGGGTCATATCTGGGTTTTCTTTGCTGAGGATGTGAAAGCTGAGTGTCTCCTTGATCACACTCAATTCCTTCACTTCCGGGTTTCTGTTAGTTTTTTGCCTACCACCGTCTTTTGTTCATTTGTTTATGCTAAGTGTGACTACATTGAGCGCAGACATCTTTGGACTTCTTTGCTTCAGGTTAAGCCTGATCCGGGTCCTTGGATTGTCGGTAGCGACTTTAATGTAGTTAGAAATTCCTCGGAGTGTTTGGGTTCTTCTGGTGGGCGGTTGCTTCCCATGGAAGAATTTAATCACTTTATTTTGGATTCTGGGTTAGTGGACGCTGGTTTTGAGGGGTCTTCGTTCACGTGGACGAACAAGACCGTTTGGAAGCGTCTTGATAGGGTTTTTGTGTCTGTTGATTGGGGTGATCATTTTCATTCTATTCGTGTGGAGCACCTCATTCGTACAGTCTCTGACCATTGTCCTCTTTTTGTGTCAGTCCCGGTCTTTGCTAGTGGGCCGAGTTCTTTTCGCTTTCAGAGCATGTGGCTCAGGCACCACGGTTTTTTGCAGACGGTGCGGCTTAATTGGAATTTGCCGTGTCATTTGAACGGCATgcactgtagtgacccgttccagaatcacctactaatcagatcttaagcatgcaaaattaacatttaaaactgaatcaggtaaacagcggaaaaacagtaatacaacccaatcgaatctgtaagtacaaaatacttaaacaaccagatcgaactaaattccaagaacaaataccaacaactacaggtcaacatctgccagctccctgtccactccctcctggaccgtccaacctgagacctgccccatcgaatagggtgtccaaaacagagataaaccgaggacgtgagcataaaacgctcagcaccgaaagcatgagtatacaagactacgacatgcatgtatgcaaaatgtactggataccaggatctgggtataacgaaatactgctcaggtaaatgacgtcaaggtatgtagcactctgcgccgtcgtaccaggaggtggctcccataccaaaataaacctgtggatataccggtgacctgaccaccgtcggccaacggggtccaaccatccacaacaaacgagggctgagcaccctctcaacaggctatctcaaagataatcaggcccaacatgattatgcaaatgccgcataataaaccatgcatcatatgacagataataatgcaacatataaacatgcaacacatagtaaagcatactcaatcctgctatctcggatagtactttcgtacctcaaaccagtagatcctagcaatcagccctagaatcaagcctgtgtccgtagtcagcccactgatgccgctagctcccaactagagcacagctccgctacaaaactagtagctccccgctagtgcctgaacctcgggaaaagactagaaacccatcagaaacgactaaaacgctctggaacactcggaattggcgagtaaaaagtgaagcctcgcgcctctatttatagacaacgatcggtagatccgatccacttcggaagatccgatccggtacacttcggacgatccgaaccctgatcggacgatccgaaccctgcatgtcttccacgtgtccagccacctgtctcggacgatccgaaccctgatcagacgatccgaaccctgcatgtcttccacgtgtccagccacctgtctcggacgatccgaacccacttcggacgatccaaactcggttcggtccttccgatcccaccgaaatataattaatccaataattaactcaaattaggcatcgggatactacatgcACCGTCTTTTTGTGAAATTGAAGCGCCTCAAGAGCCACCTGAAGTGGTGGAATAAGAGTGTTTTTGGTGATCTTTTTGCCAAACTTGCTCAGGCGGAGCAGGCTGTCCGGGTTGCTGAAGCAGTTTGCGAGGCTGACCCTTCGGATTTGCATTGGACTAGTTTGTCCAATTGTAATGAAGATCTTGCTCGGGTTACCGccatggaggcggatttttggCGGCAAAAAGCCGCTTGTAGGTGGTTAGAGGATGGTGAGAGAAACACCAAACTCTTCCACAATATGGTCAAGAAAAAACGGGTGGCTATTAAAATTTTCCGTATTTGGGATAATGGATCTTGCCTTACTTCCCCTGATCTTATTCAGCAGTCTGGGGCCGCCTTTTTTCAAAACCTGCTTACTGGGGATCTTTTTGTGCTTTCTTGCCCTGATTTTTCTGATTTCCCCTTGGTGATCTCGGATTTGGAGAACGCCAATATTGCTGCCCCCCCTTCTTTGGAAGAGGTGCGGGCGACTGTTTTCTCCATACACCGTGATAGTGTGGCGGGGCCTGATGGTTTCTCTTCGGCCTTCTTTCAGCATTGCTGAGAGATTGTCCATCAGGATGTTTTGGATGCGGTTCTTGATTTCTTCTGCGGTAGTCCCATGCCACAGGGGTTTACTGCCACCACGATCACATTGATTCCCAAAGTCATGGGTGCTCAGGCTTGGTCGGACTTTCGTCCTATCAGCTTGTGCAATGTGACCAATAAGATTATTTCCAAACTTTTATATTCTAGATTGAAGGTGGTGGCGGAGAGGCTGGTTTCGTGGAATCAGAGTGGCTTTGTTCCAGGGCGGGTGATTTCGGATAATATCCTCCTTGCTCAAGAGCTTACTCATAGTATTTCTCTCCCCACCCGTGGTGGCAATGTTATTTTGAAATTGGATATGGCCAAAGCCTATGATCGGGTCCAATGGTCTTTTCTGTTGGATGTTTTGAGGCATTATGGCTTCTCAGAGCAGGTTGTGGCGATGGTATCTGCCTGCATTTCTCATTGCCAATTTTCTGTGAATATCAATGGTTTACTCACTGGATTCTTTGGATCCACTAGGGGTCTCCGACAGGGTGATCCTTTTTCCCCTCTTCTTTTCATTCTGGGGGCTGAGTACCTTTCGCGTGGGCTTGACCGTCTTTATAGTCAGTATCCTGCGATTAGGTACCGATCCGGTTGCGATCTCCCTCTTTCCCACCTAGCTTATGCTGATGATATCATTATTTTTGCCAATGGTGGGACTCGTGAGATGAACAGTCTCATGGATTTTTTGCATCACTATGAAAACTGCTCCGGGCAGTTGGTGAATGCATTTAAGAGCGTCATTATTTTGCCTCCGAGGTGTTCTGCTCGTACTCGTTCCCGTCTCCTTCGTATCACTGGGTTTGGGGAGGGTTTTTTTCCTATCAAATACCTCGGAgttcctttgtttcttgggaatAGAGTTTGCTCTCTTTTTGATCCCCTTGTGCAGATGGTGAGTAAGAGTTGGAGGGTTGGGAGCTTAAAACTCTTTCCCCGGGGAGTCGTATGACCCTCCTTAGGAGTGTTCTCCTTTCGGTTCCCCTTTACATGTTCCAGGTAGTCCAGCCACCTCTGGCAGTTATGGAGAGGCTCGAGAATGTTTTCAATGGTTTCTTGTGGGGGTCCAGACCCTTGGATAAGAAATGGCATTGGGCGAGGTGGTCTCGTGCATGTCTTCCTGTCTCTGAAGGGGGTCTTGGATTTCGCAGGCTCAAAGATATTGTGGAAATCTTCTCCATTAAATTATGGTTTCGTTTTCGTCAAGGTTCATCCCTATGGGCCAAATTCATGATGAGAAAATACTGCCAGTTGGTGCATCCAGCTTGTGTTTCATCTGCTGGGttcatttctcccacttggcgtCGTTTGCTTAAGATTAGGCCTCTTGCTGAATCTGGCATTCGATGGAGAGTTGGGATGGGAGATGTTAATTTTTGGGATGATATCTGGTGTGGGGATGTTCCATTATCTAGTCAGTTACCGGTTCGGGGGGATCGAGGTGTCCGTGTTTCTCACTTTATTTCAGATGGGGTTTGGGCTTTTGATTTCCTCTGTTCAGTTGTTCCTCCCTCTGTTGCAGAGACTATTGCTCTGATCCCTATTGCATTGGGTGAGCCCGATTTGGCCATTTGGGTGCATAGTTCTGACGGTGTTTTTTCGCTGAAATCCGCTTGGGAGCTTGTCCGCCTGAGAGACCAAGTTTCTGATATATTCACTCCTTGCTGGGGCAGTTGGCTGAGGCCTACTATGTCTTTCTTCCTATGGAGGTTTTGGCATCAATGGCTTCCAGTCGACGATGTTCTCCAGCGTCGTGGTTTCGAGTTGGCGTCTAAATGTCAGTGTTGTGAGATGCCTGAGACATTTACGCACATTTTCATTGACAGCCCTATTGCCAGATCTGTATGGCATTTTTTTGGGGCTGTTTTTCATGTCCGTATTCCCATTACTAGTGATTTCAGACTCTTCCTAAGTGCTTGGAAGAGGCATCCGGGGTGGACACCTAGAGGCCACGTGAAGGAGTTTTTGCCTTTCATTGTGTTATGGTTTCTCTGGACAGCTAGGAATGATGCGAAACACCGTCATTTGCACATTTCTGCGGAGACTGTTAAGTCTCAGATTTTGTCCTATTTACGTCTCGCTCATGCTGCGTCTACTGTTAAGCCCATGCACTGGCGTGGTGTTTTGCATGCTGCGAGGACGCTGGGGTTTTTTGTTGATATGCGCAGGGTTCATAAAATGGCGATTGTCCGTTGGTTGAGACCGCCAGTTGGGTGCTTCAAACTGAATGTGGATGGGAGTTCGAGAGGTAGTTCTGGAGCCTCTACTGTTGGTGGTGTTGTTCGTGACTCCTCTGGTCAGGTGCTGGTTTCTTTCAGTGAGTTCATTGGAGTTGGGACCAATATCCGGGCAGAACTTTGGGCTATTTGGAGGGGTCTTCTCATTTCTTCTGATCTTCATTTCTTCCCTCTTTGGATTGAGACTGACTCTCGTATATCTCTTCTTATACTTCGCTCCCGCCGGTGTACTTGGGGTCTTGAGCATATTGTTACACGGATTCTTTTGCTGATGAGGGGGCGTTCAGTTCATTTATCGCATATTTACCGGGAAGGGAATTCGGTGGCAGATGCCTTGGCGGCGAGGGCTCATTTGCtcatgaattataccttagAGTTTGGTCCTTCACTACCTAGAGATATCTCCATCCTTGCCCATTCGGATCGTTCAGGGCTCCCTTACCTCAGATATAGATACTCTTAGCCATTTGTGccctttccttttttttttggatCTCTTTCTGTATCACATCTGTTtggatatttatatatatatgtatatatatatatatatatatatatatattctattgCAGGTATATTGCTCTTGGAGTTTGTTTCTCATTTTCATTAGCTCTGTGCTAGTGGGCCCAGACACTAGCACAGGATATGTTTGTCCTAGTTGGTTCCGGGAGGCTACAACACTCTTTCTGTTGGTGCTCATCTATGATTTATTCCTGGTTCTTGGCGGGCATTTACTGCAGGGTTCTCCTTGCCCGCTGCTTTCGTTCTTGCATAGATGTTTGCTGGAGATGCTGGATCTTCTTTGTTCTGGCTGGATTGCGGTCTACTTTTTGGTCTTTGATCGCCATTGTACAGTGACTTCTAGGTCTGGCCTTCTTTTGACTGGTGGGCTTCATACCGTTATCAGATTCGATTTTCCAGGGTGATAGCTTCCGGATGAGAGTTTCTGCTTGGTTTCTGTTTTCATCCTCGCAGCTATCATTTTGTCTTCCTCAGTATGTGGTCTTTAGCGCTGCTTGTATTTGTTTAGTTTGGCGCTCTTTAGTAGTATTCTAGGGTTAGTTTTGTGTTTGTCTTTACTTCCCTAGTTTGCTTTGTTTTTCTAGTTTCTACTGCTTTAGCCTTTTTGAGGAGGTTTTGGTTTTTCCCACCTCCTCTTTTAGGTTTTTATTGTCTTCTGTATTTTGTTACTGTTTATTTTGTggatatatacaggtaggggtctgcctaaccccccCGCTTCCGACGGTGTTTtctgggaaaaaaaaaaaaaaacccttaaccctaaaccctaaaaaatcctaaaccctaaaccctactATTTTCTTGTGGGAACTTGACTTcatttttttccttctttaTCCCCTTCGATGAGATCCCTCtttgaatttttcaaaaatgctcTCTCTGCCAAAAAGCTCTAAATATTCTCTACACTTGCCCTAATTTGACCTCCATGCCACCACCGCCGCCGCCGGTTCACCAGTCCCGATGATTCGCCACCCCATGGCGAACAACATACTCAAAAATCAGACCAATCGGACACCGATTGCTCGTCCAAATCGCTGCCCAAAAACCCGAAAATTCCGGCATTACTGACGTCCCCGCCGATTCCTAATCCTTTACCCATAAATGATATACCGTTGGATTCGCCTTCTCGAGACGAGCCTACTGTAAAAATTTCAAGCCAAACGGAGCCCATTTACCCCTCCGATTGCGCCGCCAAAGTCACGCCGCCCCTAAACCCGCGATTTCCTGCCACGTTTGGGTCGATTCCGGCCATCTCCGACCTTGTCTCCGGGAGCCCAACCCAGATCTGGAATCGCGTTGACCAGACGCACATAAGCCCTCCATCAATTTCACCTTTCGTATTCACCGGTGGCCGGAATTTCGGATCTACCAATTTTGTGCAACAAACCCTAACGCCGCCGTCTCTAACTTCAAATTGCCCGCCCGATTGCTCTCCGATTTTAAATTCACTTTCACAGAATGGACTTCCAGTCATGGGCAATCCAATTAATCCATCAATTTTAGGATCGCCGACCCCGATCAAAAACGCCCAATTTCCCTTCCCCTCACCGAGTCCACCACCGAGTCTTCTCCACGGCACTGCCCCGTTGACCGATTCCGCGGCTTTCCAGACCGGTTCCTGGCCCTCCACCTCCTCACCGGCCCTCGGCGGTGCTCCGCCACCCTCCGCCCGAGTCAACTCAGCAACTCGGCCGAGTCAACCCTTGCGGGTCAACTTTGCTTCGAACTCGGCAGCTTCTCTCCCAGGTATGTCTCTTCCTACCGTGTCTTTTCGTGATGTTTTAGCCCCTCCCTCACCTCGTTCGATTAAAAAAAGTTTCGATGATATCTGTAACTCAATGGAGGATATGCCGGAGCCATCCACTGTTGATGGGAAATTAGGTATCCGATTTCCCGACAAGATGATTTCTACTCTAGTCGAACCTTTTAGGTATGCCTTGGTTGGGAAGATTTCGGGGAACCGATCCATCGTTCCTAACAATTTAATAGCTGCCTCTTTCTCTAAAGCTGGTTTTACTCGTTCTTACAGCCTGAAATTCCTACCCAAAGGTTTTCTGGTTATAATTCTATCTTGTGAATCTGACTATGCTCTCCTCTGGTCCAAGAGTGTCATGTTTGTGGGCCCACTTGGAATCCGTTTTTCCAAATGGACTC
This region of Primulina eburnea isolate SZY01 chromosome 14, ASM2296580v1, whole genome shotgun sequence genomic DNA includes:
- the LOC140812310 gene encoding uncharacterized protein, translating into MNFLIWNVRGLRNSESQQRLHAHVKEKRVKILAILEPMIDLDVCFMTRRFGFSRVISNSSGHIWVFFAEDVKAECLLDHTQFLHFRVSVSFLPTTVFCSFVYAKCDYIERRHLWTSLLQVKPDPGPWIVGSDFNVVRNSSECLGSSGGRLLPMEEFNHFILDSGLVDAGFEGSSFTWTNKTVWKRLDRVFVSVDWGDHFHSIRVEHLIRTWAEFFSLSEHVAQAPRFFADGAA
- the LOC140812311 gene encoding uncharacterized protein, translated to MHRLFVKLKRLKSHLKWWNKSVFGDLFAKLAQAEQAVRVAEAVCEADPSDLHWTSLSNCNEDLARVTAMEADFWRQKAACRWLEDGERNTKLFHNMVKKKRVAIKIFRIWDNGSCLTSPDLIQQSGAAFFQNLLTGDLFVLSCPDFSDFPLVISDLENANIAAPPSLEEVRATVFSIHRDSVAGPDGFSSAFFQHC